A section of the Agarivorans litoreus genome encodes:
- a CDS encoding tetratricopeptide repeat protein produces the protein MKKSVYCLASCIAAAFIVGCSSNNQTSTSETPAAVVCSGVCGEQEFTRAQQLHHGDGVEQNYDAALAEYLKAAKAGNVAAMTQAAVLYQEGLTSQGSKPELAVEWLMVAAKLQDAEAQFLLAENFWNGIGAEQDFGKAEFWYNQAALNKHKEAAYLLGLYYFEGENMDEDPEQAYVWMSIAALLGHGNAPGDRDFLIGEELDMTQKKAAWKEVDRLIKEMGIEVPW, from the coding sequence ATGAAAAAATCAGTTTATTGTTTAGCAAGTTGTATTGCCGCCGCGTTTATCGTTGGCTGTAGCAGCAACAATCAAACTAGTACTAGTGAAACACCAGCCGCAGTTGTATGTAGCGGCGTGTGTGGCGAGCAAGAGTTTACTCGTGCTCAGCAACTACACCACGGTGATGGCGTAGAGCAAAACTACGATGCAGCCTTGGCAGAATATTTAAAAGCTGCCAAAGCAGGCAATGTAGCTGCCATGACGCAAGCTGCGGTGTTATACCAAGAGGGCTTAACTAGCCAAGGCAGTAAGCCTGAGCTGGCGGTTGAGTGGCTAATGGTTGCCGCCAAGCTGCAAGATGCAGAAGCGCAGTTTCTGTTAGCAGAAAACTTTTGGAATGGCATAGGCGCGGAGCAAGATTTTGGCAAAGCCGAATTTTGGTATAACCAAGCTGCATTAAACAAACACAAAGAAGCTGCTTACCTATTAGGTTTGTATTACTTCGAAGGCGAAAATATGGATGAAGATCCAGAGCAAGCCTATGTGTGGATGTCGATTGCTGCGCTGTTAGGCCATGGTAATGCACCTGGCGATCGCGACTTCTTAATCGGCGAAGAGCTAGACATGACGCAGAAAAAAGCGGCTTGGAAAGAAGTCGATCGATTAATTAAAGAAATGGGCATCGAGGTGCCTTGGTAG
- a CDS encoding GGDEF domain-containing protein: protein MQAPSTPIGEVSRLKALKDLDILDTMPEERFDRITRMAKRLFDVPIALVSLVDENRQWFKSCFGVDASETPRDISFCGHAILGDDTFQIEDALADPRFADNPLVTGYPHIRFYAGHPLTTPDGEKIGTLCIIDTKPKSLTKDDLIALDDLAVMVEQELAALQMAITDELTSISNRRGFMKLAHYSFAMCRRQVIPLTIAYMDLDQFKPINDQYGHAEGDNALRLFAEQMRVSFRESDLFGRMGGDEFVVMFTDTNEADATEILQRFASDLSAAAKQYKLAYPLCFSYGLLEVDFTQYPSIDSALEQADQLMYRHKSCQR, encoded by the coding sequence ATGCAAGCACCAAGTACACCTATTGGCGAAGTGAGTCGCCTTAAAGCATTAAAAGATCTCGATATTTTGGATACCATGCCAGAAGAGCGCTTTGATCGGATTACACGAATGGCCAAACGGCTATTTGATGTGCCAATTGCTTTAGTGAGTTTGGTTGATGAAAATCGTCAATGGTTTAAATCATGTTTTGGTGTTGATGCCAGTGAAACGCCTCGTGACATCTCTTTTTGTGGTCACGCTATTTTGGGTGACGATACCTTTCAAATTGAAGATGCTTTGGCAGATCCGCGCTTTGCAGATAACCCACTGGTAACTGGCTACCCGCACATTCGCTTTTATGCCGGCCACCCACTTACTACTCCAGATGGAGAGAAGATAGGCACCTTATGCATTATCGATACTAAGCCAAAAAGCCTAACTAAAGATGACCTAATTGCACTGGATGATTTAGCGGTAATGGTGGAGCAAGAACTGGCTGCACTGCAAATGGCGATTACCGATGAATTAACCAGTATTTCTAATCGTCGTGGCTTTATGAAGCTGGCACATTACTCGTTCGCCATGTGCCGCAGGCAAGTTATCCCACTTACTATTGCCTATATGGATTTAGACCAGTTTAAACCCATTAATGATCAATATGGTCATGCTGAAGGTGACAATGCCTTGCGTTTATTTGCCGAGCAAATGCGTGTTTCATTTCGAGAGTCTGATCTGTTTGGCCGCATGGGCGGAGACGAGTTTGTAGTGATGTTTACCGATACCAACGAAGCGGATGCAACCGAAATACTACAACGATTCGCCAGCGATCTTAGTGCAGCTGCCAAGCAGTATAAGCTCGCTTACCCTCTATGTTTTAGTTACGGTTTGTTGGAAGTAGACTTTACTCAATATCCTTCTATCGACAGCGCGTTAGAGCAAGCTGATCAGTTAATGTATCGTCATAAAAGTTGCCAGCGCTAG